ggcagggatggcagggaaTACCTCGAGCTGGCCCTCCTCGGTGCAGGCGTGCAGTTTGAAGTGGCGGATGCTGATGGCCGAGATGACGTGGCCCTTGCGCCGCGAGTCACACGAGCAGTGTGGGAAGGTGATCTCGTTGTAGCCCTCGCACGTCCGCAGCATGTTCAGGTACTGCGGGGACAGCCCAGTCACCGGGGAGGCACCGGGGTGCCAGGGACTGCACCGGGGTGCCAGGAAAGCACTGGGACCCCAGGGAGTCACCAGGATCCCAGGGAATGCACCGGGATGCCAGGGAACGCACCGGGGTCCCAGGGCGGCGCCAGGACCCCAGGAAGTCACCGGGGTACCAGAGAATGCACCAGGATGGCAGGGAGTCACCAGGATCCCAGGGAATGCACAGGGACCCAAGGGAGTCACCAAGACCCCAGGGAAtgcacagggaccccagggAATACACCAGCATTCTGGAATTCACCAGGATCTCAGGGAATTCACCAGGATCCCAGGGGTTCACTGGGATGCCAGGGATTCACTGGGACCCCAGGGAATGCACTGGACCCCAGGGAGTCACTAGGATCTCAGGGAATGCAGTGGGATCCCAGGAAATGAACCAGGATCCCAGGGAATTCACCAGGATGCCAGGGGTTCACTGGGATGGCAGGGAGGCACTGGGATGCCAGGGAATTCACCAGGATGCCAGGGAGTCACTGGGACCCCAGGGAGTCACCAGGGTCCCAGGAAATGCACCAGGATGGCAGGGAGTCATTGGGATCCCAGGGAGTCACCAGGACCCCAGGGTTTCACCGGGGCCACAGGGAATGCACCAGGACCCCAGGGAGTCACCAGGATGGCAGGGAGTCATCGGGACCCCAGGGTTCACTGGGATCTCAGGGAATTCACCAGGACTCCATGGGTTCACTGGGATGCCAGGGAATGCACCAGGACCCCAGGGAATGCACCGGGATCCCAAGGGATTCACTGGGGAATTCACCGGGATCTCAGGGGTTCACCGGGATTCCAGGGATACAGACACGGGCAGGGATTCCATGGGACATTCCAGGGAGTCCCCAGCACTCCAGGGAATTCACTCACCATGACCATCTTCCTCTGCTCGCAGAGCTTCTGCAGCTGGTAGGATTTCTCCTCGGCTTTGATGTAGCCTTTCTTGACGTCATCAACAGCCTGGGGatgggaaaaatctgggaaaaatctgggatttgggatgggaggaggaggagccacCTCCTGCTTCACCCTCAGGGGTTCCCCCCCAGGTCATTCCCACTCCAATCTCTGTATCCCAAAGGACAGCAGGGTTTGGAGCACTTCCATGAGTGCCTCAATCCCATAAAACATGGGTGGAATTCCCAAAGCTGGGATCAACCACTGCACCCCATCACCTCTCCCAACAGGAATGAGCATTCCAGAGGAATTCCAGGTGGGAATTCCTTGGGGGACCTCAAGGTGGGCGGAGAACCTTGGGGTGCCTCAATCCcataaaaacaaccaaaaccccaTCCCACCTTGGGATCAACTATGGGACCCAACGACCCTGTGAGGAGTTTTCCCAACCTGAAGGGGCATTCCAGGGGAATTCCAGGTGGGAATTCCTCACCTGCAGGACCTTGGGGTGGCCCAAGAACCTTGAGGTGTCTCAAAGCAAAGCGCCAACCCACCTTGGGATCAACTATGGGACCCAACGACCCCATGAGGAGTTTTCCCAACCTGAAGGGGCATTCCAGAGGAATTCCAGGTGGGAATTCCTTAGGGGACCTTGGGTTGAACGAAGAACCTTGGGACGCCTCAATCCCATAAAAACAACTGAAACCCCAACCCACTTTGGCATCAACTATGGGACCCAATGACTCCATAAGGAGTTTTCCCCACCTGAAGGGGCATTCCAGAGGAATTCCTGCTCTGAATTCCATGGAGAACTTTGGGGTGGCTCGAGAACCTTTGAGGTGACTCAATCTCgtaaaaacaaccaaaaccccaTCCCACCTTGGGATCAACTATGGGACCCAGCGACCCCGTGAGGAGTTCTCCCCACCTGAAGGGGCACTCCAGAGGAATTCCAGGTGGGAATTCCATACCTGGTGGAAGAAGTAGGCGACGGCCAGGTCGTTGTCGTTGAGCAGCGCCTCCTCCTCGGTGGTGAAGAGCCACTTGCGTAGGGTCAGGCACGTCCCCGGCACGGCCGAGGTGTAATTCTGCACGTAGAGCTTGTGGGGGAACTCGTTGGGAGCCAGCTTCCGCACTGGGAACGGCCCGGGACATCCCGGAGAGGCCGTGGAATGTCGGGGTCAGGGCGTGGGGAGGACAGGGGTTCCAGGAGAGCCAAAAAAATCGGCGTTAAAATGAGGGTTTTCCCACAGGGAACGGTCAAAAATGATCGCAAATCTTTCCAGAGTGATCGCAAATCTTTCCAGAATGACCCTAAATTCTTGGGACCAGAATGGTCCCAAAATTATCCCCGAATCCTCCAAGATGATCCCAAACCCTTCCAAAATTATCCCCGAATCCTTCCAGAatgatcccaaatccctccaaaacCCCTGGAATCTGGAGGAATATCCCGAAAATCCCAGGCGTGGTTCTGCATGTAGAGCTTGTGGGGGAACTCGTTGAGAGCCAACTTCTGCACTGGGAAAAGCTGGGGAATCAGAGGAACATTCCCTCAAATTATGCCAGGGAGGTCCAGGTTGGATATTCAGGAAtatttccccatggaaaaggTGATCAGGTGTTggatggggatgctcagggcaggGTGGAGCCACCATTCCTGGGAATTATCCCAAAAACTCCTGGAAGTGGCACCTGGGGGACAGGATTTAGTGGGACTGACCTCAATCTCAGCGGGCTTTTCCAGCCAGGAtgattccccatccctgggaatgcCCACTTCCAGCTTGGATCaatctgggacagtgggaggtccCAAGATCCCAAGGATCTTTAAGGATCTTTTCCATCCCAAACTGTTCCAGGATTCCCTGTCCTGCTTTAATGGGATTTTAGGGATAAATCCTTCCCTATCCCAGGTTATTCCATGGATTCCCCATCTCTGGAATCATCCAAAACcaggttggagcagcctgggatggcgggagctgtccctgccccatgAATTCCACAATCCCACCCTAAGGACCTGCAGATCCCtcaattcccccttttttcccagctttttttttcccctaaatcccACGGAATTCCGGGCTCACCGAAGGAGTGGTTGATGACCTCGAAGAGGGCGAAGTAGTTGGCGGTGATGCTGTCCATGCCCACCTTGGCAGCCACCGCCTGGAAAACGCCGGGAAAACGGGATCAGCGCCAGCCGGGCGTTCCCGGGAATTCCCTGACCACGGAAAACCCGGTTGGAACTCTGCCAGCACAACCAGGCCGGCTCTTCAATCCCGTTCTGCTCCCTGATTCCTGCGGATGTCGAGGTTGTGGGGTCTCCACAATTCCAGCCTGGACTCCCCAGGGAAAAGGAGTGGGAATTCCCATCTGGGATCATTCCACTGCCTAAAATTGGTGTGGAATTCCATGGGATGTGTCCTGAACACACCCAAATCTTGTTTATCCATGGGATTCTGgaattcctgctcttttccagcAGAGTTTTCATCTCCTTTTTCCAAAGGGTCTGTCCTGTGTTATTTTACTCCCCATAATCCATGGATCCAGTGGATCCCAATGCTCAAAAACGGGGGAAAATCCAggtgggaaaaaggaaaattcaggtgggaaaaagaaaaattgagttGAGGGGATGGAAATTCCAGGTGGGAAGGGCAGTTCCAGGTGGCAAAAGTGGAAATTCCAGGTGGGAAAAAGGAGAATTGAGGTGAGGGGGAAGGAAATTCCATGTGGGAAAGAGGAAAATCCAGGTGAGGGTGGGGAAATCGAGTTGAGGGGATGGAAATTCCCAGTGGGAAGGGCAATTCCAGGTGGGAATGGGCTCACCTGGTACACCTGGTCCGTGGTGCTGTTCTTCTTCACCCTCACTGTCACTGTGGTGACGTCCGGGAGCGCCACCCGCAGCTCCACGTCGGAGACGCCGTTGTAGTTCtgggaaaaagggaagggaaaatccccaaaacatcAGGAATTCCCGGTTTTCCAGTTATTTGTGATCCCTAAAAATCTCCAGTGGGAATTCAGCATGGGAGGAGGTTGGATTCTTCTGAGGGAATGGCCAGGGAGCTCCAGGTGGGATATTTGGGAAAACTCCCCCATGGAATTCCTTCATCCCTTCGTGGTCAgcgctgcccagggcactgtgGAATTGCCATCCTGGGGATTGTCCCAGACTTTGGAACCAATCCCCCCTCTGGAATTCCTGCTCATTCCTGGTGTGTTCCCTGGATCCCGAAGGATTGTGGGGTTTGGAGGAATTCTGGGAGCTTGGGGTGCCTCAATCCcataaaaaagaggaagaattgTCCCCAAaacctgtggatgtggcacttggggacagttGGACCTGAGGAGCTCTGAGGGCTTTTCTGTGTTTCCCCACGGAATTCTGTTGGACCAAGCCTCAATCCCACGAAAACCGGTTGGAATTGTCCCAAAACCccatggatgtggcacttggggacacagaCCAGGGTGGCCTTGGGGATGGTTGGACAGGAGGGTTTTCCCACCTTGGTGATTCCATGGAAGGGTTTTTTCCATGGAATTCTGCGGGATGATGGCACCCACCTCGTCCGACTCCGACAGGAACTCCTGCATGATGTCGCTCTCGCCGATGACCCGGATGGAGCACACTGCAGGACACACGGAATGTCACACGGAATGTCACCAGGACCTGGAATATCCcctccaggggcagcccagcaACCCTTTCCCATCATCCCAACTCATCCTGAAGGGAATTCCTGCACCTGGGTCacctcctgtccccagtgtcaccattAACTCCATGTTCTCcatgtcctggtgtccctcatGGATCCAGACCCTCTCCAAGGTCACTGAGTGTCCCCATGGTCACCTCCTGTCCCCTGGGTCacctcctgtccccagtgtcaccattAACTCCATGTTAATTCCATATCCTGGTGTCACTCATGGATCCAGACCTTCTCCAAGGTGGATCAGGCCAACacctgcagtgccctgagtgtCATCTGTGTCACCTCCTGTCCCCTGGGTCACCTCCAGTGTCACTGTTAACTCCATGTTCTTTATGTTCTGGTGTCCCTCATGGATCCAGACCGTCTCCAAGGTggatccaccccaaaatcccacccaacCACCCCAAACCTCACAGCGCAAACACACAAATGGATCAGGAATACCCCCGGGAATGTCGGTGAGGGGTTTTGGGatgagggattttgggatgagGAAGGATTTGGGATAAGGGTTTCTGGGATGAGGAGGGATTTTAGGGTGAGGGGTTTTGGGATGACAGATTGGGGTGaggagggattttgggatgaggagggattttgggatgagGGATTGAGGTGAGGAGGGGTTTTGGCATAAGGAGAGATGTTGGAGTGAGAAGGTTTGGGATGAGGGATCTGGgtgagggattttgggaggaggagggattttgggttgcaGGATTTTGAGCTGAGGGATTTTGGTCTGaggagggattttgggatgagGAGGGATTTTCAGGTGGGGATTGGGCTGAGGATGGATTTAGGGACgaggaggaattttggggtgcgGGATCAGTCTGAGGATGGATTTAGGGACgaggagggattttggggtgcgGGATCGGTCTGAGGATGGATTTAGGGACgaggagggattttggggtgcgGGATCGGTCTGAGGACGGATTTAGGGACGAGGAGGGATTCTGGAGCAGCTCACCCTTCTCCAGGTACTCCTCCAGGCCCCTCCTGCGGGCGTCCAGCTGCTGCTCGGACAGCGAGAACGGCCACTTGCCCGGCAGGCGCGGGAAGGTGAAGTTGGCGAATTCCCGCTTCAGGTTCTGGTGCAGGATGGCGAATTCCCGGTAGCGCTTGGAGCACAGCTGCCGCCCGGCCATGTAAACGTTGTACACCTGGGGAGagcccccagaattcccaaatgcTCCCCAATGTTCCCCACAGCTCGGCCATGCCCGTCCTCCAGGagtgaggggtttggggagaaAGGAGGGGAATGCGCTGAGCCTGGAGAtggagggtgtccctgctgatCCCGGCATTCCAGGGCCTCAGGAATCCCAAATCTTGGGATTCAGGGTCATGGATACTTCCCACGAGACACTGAGAGGTCCCAAACTCCCCATTTTCCACACAAAGGCCAAAATATTGGGATTTAAGTTCCTGGCTCCTTCCCATGGAATGCAGAGAGATCCCAAACTCCCCATGTTTCATCCACAGCCTCAAAACTCGGGATTCTGGATCATGGATGCTTCCCATGAGATACTGAGAGATCCCAAACTCTTCATGTTGCATCCAAAGCCCCAAATTATGGGATTTTAGGCCAAATCCCACTCTGGGATTTCACCATTCCTATATTCCAATGTATTACAATAGTCCTGTATTCCTATGTCCAACATTCTAATATTACTGTATCATAACAGTCCTGTATCCCTTTATTTCAATATTCCTATACTTCAATAATCCTATGTTTCAACATTCCTACATTTCAGTACTCCAACAGCCCTGTTTCCCTAAATTCCAATATTCCTAAATTTCAGCATTCCTATATTCCAATGTTCCTGTATTCCAACATTCCTAAATTCCTACATTGCAACGTTGCTAAATTTCAGCGTTCCTGTATTCCAACAATCTTATGTTCAATATTCCAACATTCCTATATCCTGTATCATAACATTCCTGTATCTTATATCGTAACATTCCTATATCCTCTATAATAACATTCCTATATCATAACATTCCCATACTTCAACAATCCTACATTTCAGCCCCACTACTCAGTGCGAACAACCCCCGTacccccacaaacaaacaaaaccccaaacccacagaTCCCCCCCCCATTCCCAGGATAAAAAAGCCTCACCACGAACTTCTCCCCGCTCTGCTCCACGTGTTTGTAGGTGGGGATGGAGATGGGCACCGCCTGCTTCTCGCTGTAGTCGTAGAAGGGCGGCCCCAGCGGCTCCTCGGGCGGCTCCAGGCTCTCGGCCTCGTGCGGCGGCACCGACAGCACCGTCAGCACCAGCTCCTTCTCACCGGCGCGGATCAGATCCACCACCTGCTTGTGCGTGGCTCCCTCCACGTTCACACCATTCCTACAGggaaaaatatcccaaattcccattgaATTCCCATGGACAGATCCACCACCTGCTTGTGCGTGGCTCCCTCCACATTCACACCATTCCTACAGGGAACAAATCCCAAATTCTCATTGAATTCCCATGGACAGATCCACCACCTGCTTGTGCGTGGCTCCCTCCACGTTCACCCCGTTCCTACAGggaaaaatatcccaaattcccattgaATTCCCATGGACAGATCCACCACCTGCTTGTGCGTGGCTCCCTCCACGTTCACCCCGTTCCTAAAGGGAACAAATCCCAAACTCCCATTGAATTCCCATGGATCAGATCCACCACCTGCTTGTGCGTGGCTCCCTCCACGTTCACCCCGTTCCTACAGggaaaaatatcccaaattcTCATTGAATTCCCATGGACAGATCCACCACCTGCTTGTGCGTGGCTCCCTCCACGTTCACCCCGTTCCTACGGggaaaaatatcccaaattcTCATTGAATTCCCATGGACAGATCCACCACCTGCTTGTGCGTGGCTCCCTCCACGTTCACCCCGTTCCTAAAGGGAACAAATCCCAAACTCCCATTGAATTCCCATGGATCAGATCCACCACCTGCTTGTGCGTGGCTCCCTCCACGTTCACCCTGTTCCTAAAGggaaaaatatcccaaattcTCATTGAATTCCCATGGACAGATCCACCACCTGCTTGTGCGTGGCTCCCTCCACGTTCACCCCGTTCCTACAGggaaaaatatcccaaattcTCATTGAATTCCCATGGATCAGATCCACCACCTGCTTGTGCGTGGCTCCCTCCACGTTCACCCCGTTCCTACAGGGaacaaatcccaaattcccattgaATTCCCATGGACAGATCCACCAGCTGCTTGTGTGTGGCTCCCTCCACGTTCTCCCTATTCCTAAAGggaaaaatatcccaaattcCCATGGACAGATCCACCACCTGCTTGTGTGCGGCTCCTTCCATGTTCACCCCGTTCCTAAAGGGAGCAAATCCAAAATTCCCATGGAAGTGCTGAAGACATTCCCAAGCCACCCCCAGAGAACATTCCTGACATTCCCAAGAACTCCAAGGCCTGATTCTGGCTTTGCCCAGAAAATCTGGATCACACCTTGGGCAGCCTGTTTAGGAAAGCTCATCCCAATCTGCTCCCAACTTCCTGGAATCCCACAGAAGTGCTTTAGACCCAAGACATTCCCAAAGCCACTTCTAGAACATTCCTGACATTCCCAAGAGCCCCATAGCCCAGATCTGACTTTGTCCAAAAAGTCTGGATTGAACCTCACTCAGGAAAACTCATCCCAATCAATCCCAAACCTTCCAGAATCCCATGGGAACACGGAAGacacaaaacattcccaagCCACCTCAAACATTCCTGATATTCCCAAGAACCCCATGGCACGGATCTGGACTTGCCTGGAAAATCTGGATCACACCAGCTCAGGAAAAGTCATCTCAACC
This window of the Passer domesticus isolate bPasDom1 chromosome 32, bPasDom1.hap1, whole genome shotgun sequence genome carries:
- the SNX27 gene encoding sorting nexin-27 — encoded protein: MADEEGEARPGARNGAGEGPPGGPRVVRIVKSESGYGFNVRGQVSEGGQLRSINGELYAPLQHVSAVLGGGAADRAGVRKGDRILEVNGVNVEGATHKQVVDLIRAGEKELVLTVLSVPPHEAESLEPPEEPLGPPFYDYSEKQAVPISIPTYKHVEQSGEKFVVYNVYMAGRQLCSKRYREFAILHQNLKREFANFTFPRLPGKWPFSLSEQQLDARRRGLEEYLEKVCSIRVIGESDIMQEFLSESDENYNGVSDVELRVALPDVTTVTVRVKKNSTTDQVYQAVAAKVGMDSITANYFALFEVINHSFVRKLAPNEFPHKLYVQNYTSAVPGTCLTLRKWLFTTEEEALLNDNDLAVAYFFHQAVDDVKKGYIKAEEKSYQLQKLCEQRKMVMYLNMLRTCEGYNEITFPHCSCDSRRKGHVISAISIRHFKLHACTEEGQLENQVIAFEWEEMQRWDTDEEGMAFCFEYARAEKKPRWVKIFTPYFNYMHECFERVFCELKWRKENLFQLVRSQQRDVAT